The proteins below are encoded in one region of Streptomyces roseirectus:
- a CDS encoding acyl-CoA thioesterase, with amino-acid sequence MTNPAERLVDLLDLEQIEVNIFRGRSPQESLQRVFGGQVAGQALVAAGRTTEGDRPVHSLHAYFLRPGRPGVPIVYQVERVRDGRSFTTRRVTAVQQGRTIFNLTASFHKPEEGPFEQQLPPARQVPDPESLPTVADEVRKHLGALPEQLERMARRQPFDIRYVDRLRWSPEELKEAEPRSAVWMRAVGPLGDDPLVHTCALTYASDMTLLDAVRIPVEPLWGLRNFDMASLDHAMWFHRPFRADEWFLYDQESPITTGGRGLARGRIYDLHGQLLVSVVQEGLFRAL; translated from the coding sequence ATGACGAACCCCGCCGAGAGACTTGTCGACCTGCTCGACCTGGAGCAGATCGAGGTCAACATCTTCCGCGGGCGCAGCCCCCAGGAATCCCTCCAGCGGGTCTTCGGCGGGCAGGTGGCCGGGCAGGCGCTGGTCGCGGCGGGCCGGACCACGGAGGGAGACCGGCCGGTGCACTCGCTGCACGCGTACTTCCTGCGTCCCGGCCGGCCCGGTGTGCCGATCGTGTACCAGGTGGAGCGGGTGCGCGACGGGCGGTCGTTCACGACCCGGCGGGTCACCGCCGTGCAGCAGGGCCGCACGATCTTCAATCTCACCGCCTCCTTTCACAAGCCTGAGGAAGGTCCCTTCGAGCAGCAGCTGCCGCCGGCCCGGCAGGTCCCGGACCCGGAGTCGCTGCCGACGGTCGCGGACGAGGTCCGTAAGCATCTCGGGGCGCTGCCCGAGCAGTTGGAGCGGATGGCCCGGCGTCAGCCGTTCGACATCCGGTACGTCGACCGGCTGCGCTGGAGCCCTGAGGAGCTGAAGGAGGCGGAGCCTCGCAGCGCCGTGTGGATGCGGGCGGTGGGGCCGCTGGGCGACGATCCGCTCGTCCACACCTGCGCGCTCACCTACGCCAGCGACATGACCCTCCTGGACGCCGTCCGTATCCCCGTCGAGCCGTTGTGGGGGCTGCGGAACTTCGACATGGCCTCTCTGGACCATGCGATGTGGTTCCACCGGCCGTTCCGGGCGGACGAGTGGTTCCTGTACGACCAGGAGTCGCCGATCACCACGGGTGGGCGGGGGCTGGCCCGGGGCCGTATCTACGACCTGCACGGGCAGTTGCTGGTGTCCGTCGTCCAGGAGGGCCTGTTCCGGGCGCTGTAG
- a CDS encoding DEAD/DEAH box helicase, whose product MTLIDQLPPTADPDALYEAFESWSQERGLTLYPHQEEALIEVVSGANVIVSTPTGSGKSMIAAGAHFAALARDEVTFYTAPIKALVSEKFFELCKIFGTENVGMLTGDASVNSDAPVICCTAEVLASIALRDGKDADVGQVVMDEFHFYAEGDRGWAWQIPILELPQAQFVLMSATLGDVSFFEKDLTRRTGRPTSVVRSATRPVPLSYEYRYTPLTETLTDLLETRQAPVYIVHFTQAQAVERAQALMSINMCSKEEKEQIADLIGSFRFTTKFGRNLSRYVRHGIGVHHAGMLPKYRRLVEKLAQAGLLKVICGTDTLGVGVNVPIRTVLFTALTKYDGNRVRTLRAREFHQIAGRAGRAGFDTAGFVVAQAPEHVIENEKALAKAGDDPKKRRKVVRKKAPEGFVAWTENTFEKLIESEPEPLTSRFRVTHTMLLSVIARPGNAFEAMRHLLEDNHEPRRQQLRHIRRAIAIYRSLLDGGIVEKLDEPDATGRVVRLTVDLQQDFALNQPLSTFALAAFELLDPESPSYALDMVSVVESTLDDPRQILAAQQNKARGEAVALMKADGVEYEERMERLQDITYPKPLEELLSHAYDTYRKSHPWVGDHPLSPKSVIRDMFERAMSFTELVSHYELARTEGIVLRYLASAYKALDHTVPDDLKSEDLQDLIEWLGEMVRQVDSSLLDEWEQLANPEEMTAEQAQEKADEVKPVTLNTRAFRVLVRNAMFRRVELAALDQVGELGEMDGESGWDADAWGEAMDAYWDEYEDLGTGPDARGPKLLVIQEEPADRLWRVRQIFDDPNGDHDWGISAEVDLAASDAEGRAVVRVTSVGQL is encoded by the coding sequence GTGACCCTCATCGATCAGTTGCCGCCGACCGCCGACCCCGACGCCCTGTACGAAGCTTTCGAGTCCTGGTCGCAGGAGCGCGGTCTCACGCTCTATCCGCACCAGGAGGAGGCGCTGATCGAGGTGGTCTCCGGGGCGAACGTGATCGTGTCGACGCCGACCGGGTCCGGCAAGAGCATGATCGCGGCGGGCGCCCACTTCGCGGCGCTGGCCCGCGACGAGGTCACCTTCTACACGGCCCCGATCAAGGCGCTGGTGTCGGAGAAGTTCTTCGAGCTGTGCAAGATCTTCGGCACGGAGAACGTCGGGATGCTGACCGGCGACGCGTCGGTCAACTCCGACGCCCCGGTGATCTGCTGCACCGCCGAGGTCCTTGCGTCGATCGCGCTGCGCGACGGCAAGGACGCGGACGTCGGCCAGGTCGTCATGGACGAGTTCCACTTCTACGCCGAGGGCGACCGGGGCTGGGCCTGGCAGATCCCGATCCTGGAGCTGCCGCAGGCGCAGTTCGTGCTGATGTCGGCGACCCTGGGTGACGTCTCCTTCTTCGAGAAGGACCTCACCCGGCGCACGGGGCGTCCGACCTCGGTGGTCCGCTCGGCGACCCGCCCGGTGCCGCTGTCCTACGAGTACCGGTACACGCCGCTGACGGAGACCCTGACCGACCTCCTGGAGACCCGGCAGGCGCCGGTCTACATCGTGCACTTCACGCAGGCGCAGGCGGTGGAGCGGGCGCAGGCGCTGATGAGCATCAACATGTGCTCGAAGGAGGAGAAGGAGCAGATCGCCGATCTGATCGGCAGTTTCCGCTTCACGACCAAGTTCGGCCGCAACCTCTCCCGGTACGTCCGGCACGGCATCGGGGTGCACCACGCGGGCATGCTGCCCAAGTACCGCCGGCTGGTGGAGAAGCTGGCCCAGGCGGGCCTGCTGAAGGTGATCTGCGGGACGGACACGCTGGGCGTCGGTGTCAACGTCCCGATCCGTACGGTGCTGTTCACGGCCCTGACGAAGTACGACGGCAACCGGGTGCGGACGCTGCGCGCGCGGGAGTTCCACCAGATCGCGGGCCGCGCGGGGCGGGCCGGCTTCGACACGGCCGGGTTCGTCGTCGCGCAGGCGCCGGAGCACGTCATCGAGAACGAGAAGGCGCTCGCGAAGGCCGGTGACGATCCGAAGAAGCGGCGCAAGGTGGTCCGCAAGAAGGCGCCCGAGGGCTTCGTGGCCTGGACGGAGAACACCTTCGAGAAGCTGATCGAGTCGGAGCCGGAGCCGCTGACGTCGCGTTTCCGGGTGACGCACACGATGCTGTTGTCGGTGATCGCCCGCCCCGGCAACGCGTTCGAGGCGATGCGCCACCTCCTGGAGGACAATCACGAGCCGCGCCGGCAGCAGCTTCGGCACATCCGCCGGGCGATCGCGATCTACCGCTCCCTGCTGGACGGCGGCATCGTCGAGAAGCTCGACGAGCCGGACGCGACGGGCCGCGTCGTGCGCCTCACGGTCGATCTCCAGCAGGACTTCGCGCTCAACCAGCCGCTGTCCACGTTCGCGTTGGCCGCGTTCGAGCTCCTGGACCCCGAGTCGCCGTCCTACGCGCTCGACATGGTCTCCGTCGTGGAGTCCACGCTCGACGACCCGCGCCAGATCCTCGCCGCCCAGCAGAACAAGGCGCGCGGTGAGGCGGTCGCCCTGATGAAGGCGGACGGCGTCGAGTACGAGGAGCGCATGGAGCGCCTTCAGGACATCACGTACCCGAAGCCGCTGGAGGAGCTGCTTTCCCACGCGTACGACACGTACCGCAAGAGCCATCCGTGGGTCGGCGACCATCCGCTGTCGCCGAAGTCCGTCATCCGGGACATGTTCGAGCGGGCCATGTCGTTCACCGAGCTGGTCTCCCACTACGAGCTGGCGCGCACGGAGGGCATCGTGCTGCGCTACCTGGCGAGCGCCTACAAGGCGCTGGACCACACCGTCCCCGACGACCTGAAGTCCGAGGACCTTCAGGACCTGATCGAGTGGCTGGGCGAGATGGTGCGCCAGGTCGACTCCAGCCTGCTGGACGAGTGGGAGCAGCTTGCCAACCCGGAGGAGATGACCGCCGAGCAGGCCCAGGAGAAGGCCGACGAGGTCAAGCCGGTCACCCTGAACACGCGCGCCTTCCGGGTCCTGGTGCGCAACGCGATGTTCCGCCGCGTGGAGCTGGCGGCCCTCGACCAGGTCGGCGAACTCGGCGAGATGGACGGCGAGTCCGGCTGGGACGCGGACGCGTGGGGCGAGGCGATGGACGCCTACTGGGACGAGTACGAGGACCTGGGTACCGGCCCGGACGCGCGCGGCCCGAAGCTGCTCGTGATCCAGGAGGAGCCGGCCGACCGGCTGTGGCGGGTCCGGCAGATCTTCGATGACCCGAACGGGGACCACGACTGGGGCATCAGCGCGGAGGTCGACCTCGCGGCGTCCGACGCCGAGGGCCGCGCGGTCGTGCGGGTCACCTCCGTGGGCCAGTTGTGA
- a CDS encoding metal-dependent hydrolase, giving the protein MMGPAHSLSGAAAWLGVGAAAAAAGRPMPWPVVLAGALICAGAALAPDLDHKAATISRAFGPVSRWLCEIVDKLSYAVYKATRKPGDPRRSGGHRTLTHTWLWAVAIGAGTSALAIMGGRWAVLAILFVHMVLAIEGLLWRAARGSSSDVLVWLLAAATAWIIAGVLDKPGNGSDWLFTDPGQEYLWLGLPIVLGALVHDLGDALTVSGCPVLWPIPIGRKRWYPIGPPKAMRFRAGSWVELKVLMPVFMLLGGVGGAAALNFI; this is encoded by the coding sequence ATGATGGGACCAGCACACTCACTGTCGGGCGCCGCCGCCTGGCTCGGCGTCGGAGCCGCCGCCGCGGCGGCGGGCAGGCCGATGCCCTGGCCGGTCGTCCTGGCCGGCGCGCTGATCTGCGCGGGCGCCGCGCTCGCCCCCGACCTCGACCACAAGGCCGCCACCATCTCGCGCGCCTTCGGTCCCGTCTCGCGGTGGCTGTGCGAGATCGTCGACAAGCTCTCCTACGCCGTCTACAAGGCGACCCGCAAACCGGGCGACCCGCGGCGCTCCGGCGGGCACCGCACGCTGACGCACACCTGGCTGTGGGCGGTGGCGATCGGCGCCGGCACCTCGGCGCTGGCGATCATGGGGGGCCGCTGGGCGGTCCTCGCGATCCTCTTCGTGCACATGGTGCTGGCGATCGAAGGGCTGCTGTGGCGGGCCGCGCGCGGCTCCAGCAGCGACGTCCTGGTGTGGCTGCTGGCGGCGGCCACGGCGTGGATCATCGCCGGGGTGCTGGACAAGCCCGGCAACGGCTCGGACTGGCTGTTCACCGACCCCGGCCAGGAGTACCTGTGGCTCGGGCTGCCGATCGTCCTGGGCGCGCTGGTGCACGACCTCGGGGACGCGCTGACCGTCTCCGGCTGCCCCGTCCTGTGGCCCATCCCGATCGGCCGCAAGCGGTGGTACCCGATCGGGCCGCCCAAGGCGATGCGGTTCCGCGCGGGCAGCTGGGTCGAACTGAAGGTGCTCATGCCGGTGTTCATGCTGCTCGGCGGGGTCGGCGGGGCGGCCGCCCTCAATTTCATCTGA
- a CDS encoding type B 50S ribosomal protein L31 has product MKQDQHPDYHEVVFRDRAAGYASLTRSTANSAETIEWDDGATYPVVDVEISSQSHPFYTGKARTVDTEGRVARFERQYGAGEREG; this is encoded by the coding sequence ATGAAGCAGGACCAGCACCCCGACTACCACGAGGTCGTCTTCCGCGACCGTGCCGCCGGGTACGCCTCCCTGACCCGGTCCACCGCGAACAGCGCGGAGACCATCGAGTGGGACGACGGCGCGACGTACCCGGTCGTGGACGTGGAGATCTCCTCGCAGAGCCACCCCTTCTACACCGGCAAGGCCCGCACGGTGGACACGGAGGGCCGCGTCGCCCGTTTCGAGCGGCAGTACGGCGCGGGCGAGCGCGAGGGTTGA
- a CDS encoding DUF5709 domain-containing protein — protein sequence MTSGDGWGDDVYQPDGSEVQDDAGLLDAEDTLDQDGVGDPLDRGWSPPERPWAVEHTGVTAAEARRGETLDQRLAEEVPDVAAYDGDGLGDCDGTDGELLDNEVGAARAGRLVAPDEGAHEDEESALVATDVGIDGAAASAEEAAMHIVDEDALSG from the coding sequence GTGACCAGCGGCGACGGATGGGGCGACGACGTCTACCAGCCCGACGGGTCCGAGGTCCAGGACGACGCGGGGCTGCTGGACGCCGAGGACACCCTCGACCAGGACGGCGTCGGCGACCCCCTCGACCGCGGCTGGTCCCCGCCGGAGCGCCCGTGGGCCGTCGAGCACACCGGCGTGACGGCGGCGGAGGCCCGGCGCGGGGAGACCCTGGACCAGCGGCTCGCCGAGGAGGTCCCGGACGTGGCCGCGTACGACGGCGACGGCCTCGGCGACTGCGACGGCACCGACGGCGAACTCCTCGACAACGAGGTCGGCGCCGCGCGCGCCGGCCGCCTGGTCGCCCCGGACGAGGGCGCCCACGAGGACGAGGAGAGCGCCCTCGTCGCCACGGACGTCGGCATCGACGGCGCCGCCGCCTCCGCCGAGGAGGCCGCGATGCACATCGTCGACGAGGACGCGCTGTCGGGGTGA
- a CDS encoding ABC transporter ATP-binding protein, with amino-acid sequence MIGVQPPQYDPAAPATASTLPVGAPATVRAYVGELVRRHRRAFLVLVLVNTVATVASMVGPWLLGGLVERVSAGERELRLGFTVTLFTLALGVQAVFVHQVRLRGAVLGERMLADLREDFLVRSVRLPPGVLERAGTGDLLSRVTTDIDRLANAMREAVPQLIIGVLWSALLLGGLVVTAPPLAAAVLLAVPLLVVGWRWYFKRAPAGYRSEAAGYASVAAALAETVDAGRTVEAHRLRERRVALSELRIKQWTGWERYTLWLRSVLFPVINAVHLTVLSSVLLLGGVFVLQGWIGVGQLTTGALLAQMLVDPVNLILRWYDELQVAQVSLARLVGVREIEPDAGEAGLVPEGRELAADSVRFGYREGVDVLREVSLSVAPGTRLALVGPSGAGKSTLGRLFAGIYAPRAGQVALGGAELSRMTAEEVRSHVALVNQEHHVFVGSLRDNLLLARTGADDAELWAALGAVDASAWARALDDGLDTEVGSGGLALTPAQAQQIALARLVLADPHTLVLDEATSLLDPRAARHLERSLSRVLDGRTVIAIAHRLHTAHDADVIAVVENGRVSELGSHTDLVAADGAYAALWRSWHG; translated from the coding sequence ATGATCGGCGTTCAGCCGCCCCAGTACGACCCGGCGGCGCCGGCGACGGCGAGCACGCTGCCCGTCGGCGCGCCCGCGACCGTCCGCGCGTACGTCGGCGAGCTGGTGCGCAGGCACCGGCGCGCGTTCCTGGTCCTGGTGCTCGTCAACACCGTGGCGACGGTCGCCTCGATGGTGGGGCCCTGGCTGCTGGGCGGCCTCGTGGAGCGGGTGTCGGCCGGTGAGCGGGAGCTGCGGCTCGGGTTCACCGTCACGCTGTTCACGCTCGCGCTGGGCGTGCAGGCCGTGTTCGTGCACCAGGTGCGGCTGCGCGGCGCGGTGCTCGGGGAGCGGATGCTGGCCGACCTGCGCGAGGACTTCCTCGTGCGGTCGGTGCGGCTGCCGCCGGGCGTCCTGGAGCGGGCCGGGACCGGTGACCTGCTGTCGCGCGTCACCACCGACATCGACCGGCTGGCCAACGCCATGCGCGAGGCCGTGCCGCAGCTGATCATCGGCGTGCTGTGGTCGGCGCTGCTGCTCGGCGGGCTGGTCGTGACGGCGCCGCCGCTGGCCGCCGCCGTCCTGCTCGCCGTGCCGCTGCTGGTCGTCGGCTGGCGCTGGTACTTCAAGCGGGCGCCCGCCGGGTACCGGTCGGAGGCCGCCGGGTACGCGTCCGTGGCCGCCGCGCTCGCGGAGACCGTGGACGCCGGGCGGACCGTCGAGGCGCACCGGCTCAGGGAACGCCGGGTCGCGCTGTCCGAGCTGCGGATCAAACAGTGGACCGGTTGGGAGCGGTACACGCTGTGGCTGCGGTCGGTGCTGTTCCCCGTCATCAACGCCGTACACCTCACGGTGCTCTCGTCCGTGCTGCTGCTGGGCGGTGTGTTCGTCCTCCAGGGGTGGATCGGCGTGGGGCAGTTGACCACCGGGGCGCTGCTCGCGCAGATGCTGGTCGATCCGGTGAACCTGATCCTGCGCTGGTACGACGAGCTCCAGGTCGCCCAGGTGTCGCTGGCCCGGCTGGTGGGGGTGCGGGAGATCGAGCCGGACGCCGGTGAGGCGGGGCTCGTTCCCGAGGGGCGGGAGCTGGCTGCCGACTCGGTGCGCTTCGGGTACCGGGAGGGCGTCGACGTGCTGCGCGAGGTGTCCCTGTCGGTGGCGCCGGGGACCCGGCTGGCGCTGGTCGGCCCCTCCGGGGCGGGCAAGTCGACGCTGGGCCGGCTGTTCGCCGGGATCTACGCGCCGCGCGCCGGCCAGGTCGCCCTCGGCGGTGCCGAGCTGTCCCGGATGACCGCCGAGGAGGTCCGCTCCCACGTCGCCCTCGTCAACCAGGAGCACCACGTCTTCGTCGGCTCCCTGCGCGACAACCTCCTGCTCGCCCGCACCGGCGCGGACGACGCCGAGCTGTGGGCGGCGCTGGGCGCGGTCGACGCGTCCGCGTGGGCGCGGGCCCTGGACGACGGGCTCGACACCGAGGTGGGCTCCGGCGGGCTCGCCCTCACCCCGGCGCAGGCCCAGCAGATCGCCCTCGCCCGGCTGGTCCTCGCCGACCCGCACACCCTCGTCCTCGACGAGGCCACCTCCCTCCTCGACCCCCGCGCCGCCCGCCACCTCGAACGCTCCCTCTCCCGCGTCCTGGACGGCCGCACGGTCATCGCCATCGCCCACCGCCTGCACACCGCCCACGACGCGGACGTCATCGCCGTCGTGGAGAACGGGCGCGTCAGCGAACTCGGCAGCCACACCGACCTGGTCGCGGCGGACGGCGCGTACGCGGCGCTGTGGAGGTCCTGGCACGGGTGA
- a CDS encoding ABC transporter transmembrane domain-containing protein produces the protein MQIQDLPYPDPGVPDARSGPRFLWWLGRSQAGGQLKSLAWGMLHFPAVAAQPFLVGYAVQAVVDRSGARLALAGALMLLCGVAITLGDTFLHRAAVTNWITAAARVQQLLARRAALLGSALTRRVAAGEVVAVSTGDVEKVGWFVEAVSRFTAAALTVVLVCVALVVYQPALGAVVAVGVPVVALAALPLLPRATRRADAQREKAGRATELASDTVAGLRVLRGIGGEELFLDRYRAASQDVRHAAVRSASMWALISALQGLLPGLLLVGVVWYGVQLAREGRVSVGELVTVYSSVAILSYPLRHFEEIAMAYSFSRPSAERAARVLSLARGDGGDRADGVAVRAVDGVTGDAARGGAEGGGAEGGDLYDPASGLLAPAGAFTAVVCGDPDAAGRLAERLGGHSAEPGPSVLLGGVALDELPLDTARGLVLVQDKDPVLLSGTLRDLLDVPSSGAVDADAALAAARCGDVLDALTQGSPGDPMDAHVTERGRSLSGGQRQRLALARSLVTDPEVLVLDEPTSAVDSHTEARVSEGVRGLRKGRTTVVFTSSPLLLDVADRVVLLDGGAVAAVGTHRELLRDERRYRAVVTREPDADVDVDADADGVSVPEAGAPGGAVASAGVPGGVAAGGAVTGAGANGVVSESEKIEESA, from the coding sequence ATGCAGATCCAAGACCTTCCGTATCCCGACCCGGGTGTGCCCGACGCGCGTTCCGGGCCGCGCTTCCTGTGGTGGCTCGGGCGGAGCCAGGCGGGCGGTCAGCTCAAGTCCCTGGCCTGGGGCATGCTGCACTTCCCGGCCGTGGCGGCGCAGCCGTTCCTCGTCGGGTACGCCGTCCAGGCCGTCGTCGACCGCTCGGGCGCGCGGCTCGCGCTGGCGGGCGCGCTGATGCTGCTGTGCGGTGTCGCGATCACCCTCGGGGACACGTTCCTGCACCGGGCGGCCGTCACGAACTGGATCACCGCCGCCGCGCGTGTGCAGCAGTTGCTGGCGCGCAGGGCGGCGTTGCTCGGGTCGGCGCTGACCCGGCGGGTCGCGGCCGGTGAGGTGGTCGCGGTGTCGACGGGTGACGTGGAGAAGGTCGGGTGGTTCGTCGAGGCGGTGTCCCGGTTCACGGCCGCCGCCCTCACCGTCGTCCTCGTCTGCGTCGCCCTGGTGGTCTACCAGCCCGCGCTCGGGGCCGTCGTCGCCGTCGGGGTGCCCGTCGTGGCGCTCGCGGCGCTTCCGCTGCTGCCCCGGGCGACCCGGCGGGCGGACGCGCAGCGCGAGAAGGCGGGGCGGGCGACCGAGCTGGCCTCGGACACCGTCGCGGGGCTGCGGGTGCTGCGCGGGATCGGCGGCGAGGAGCTGTTCCTCGACCGCTACCGCGCCGCCTCGCAGGACGTCCGGCACGCGGCCGTCCGCAGCGCGAGCATGTGGGCGCTGATCAGCGCGCTCCAGGGACTGCTGCCGGGGCTGCTGCTCGTGGGGGTCGTCTGGTACGGGGTGCAGCTGGCGCGCGAGGGGCGGGTGTCGGTGGGGGAACTCGTCACCGTCTACAGCTCCGTCGCGATCCTTTCGTACCCTTTGCGACATTTCGAGGAGATCGCCATGGCCTACTCCTTCTCCCGGCCGTCGGCCGAGCGGGCGGCGCGGGTGCTGTCGCTGGCGCGCGGGGACGGTGGGGATCGGGCGGACGGTGTGGCGGTCCGTGCGGTGGACGGTGTGACGGGGGACGCGGCGCGCGGTGGTGCGGAGGGTGGTGGTGCGGAGGGTGGTGACCTGTACGACCCCGCCTCCGGGCTCCTCGCGCCCGCCGGGGCCTTCACCGCCGTCGTCTGCGGGGACCCCGACGCCGCCGGGCGGCTGGCCGAGCGGCTGGGCGGGCACAGTGCCGAGCCGGGGCCGTCGGTGCTGCTGGGCGGGGTGGCGCTGGACGAGCTGCCGCTGGACACCGCGCGCGGCCTCGTCCTCGTCCAGGACAAGGACCCGGTGCTGCTCTCCGGCACCCTGCGCGACCTGCTCGACGTGCCGTCGTCGGGAGCCGTGGACGCGGACGCCGCGCTCGCCGCCGCGCGCTGCGGGGACGTCCTCGACGCGCTCACCCAGGGCTCGCCGGGCGACCCCATGGACGCCCACGTCACCGAGCGCGGGCGCTCCCTCTCCGGCGGGCAGCGCCAGCGCCTCGCGCTCGCCCGCTCGCTGGTCACCGATCCCGAGGTGCTGGTCCTCGACGAGCCGACGTCCGCCGTCGACTCCCACACCGAGGCACGCGTCTCGGAGGGCGTACGGGGGTTGCGCAAGGGGCGCACGACGGTGGTGTTCACGTCCTCGCCCCTGCTGCTGGACGTCGCCGACCGGGTCGTGCTGCTGGACGGCGGTGCGGTGGCGGCGGTCGGGACGCACCGGGAGCTGCTGCGGGACGAGAGACGGTACCGGGCGGTGGTGACTCGGGAACCGGATGCGGATGTGGATGTGGATGCGGATGCGGACGGGGTTTCCGTGCCGGAGGCGGGGGCGCCGGGCGGTGCTGTGGCAAGCGCCGGTGTGCCGGGCGGTGTCGCGGCGGGCGGTGCCGTCACGGGCGCCGGAGCGAACGGCGTCGTTTCCGAGTCGGAGAAGATCGAGGAGTCGGCATGA
- a CDS encoding L,D-transpeptidase family protein, with translation MRGTVTRTAAAGALLAALAGCASTQSHDSHDSADAGTKKPAAAAPTTVPGVGPSLRERIPAGSRQVVAVYGEGRNSPDATVVLYIKQGRTWQKESSWPAHNARKGWTTDHHEDDGRSPVGVFTLTDAGGVLKNPGTKLPYTRSSAFETPSWWQKPYRHDFDYVIAIDYNRIKGTSPSDPTRPEGERKGGSIWLHMDHGSGTSACVSLSKAGMEHLLKTLDPAAHPVVVMGDRAELAA, from the coding sequence ATGCGAGGAACAGTGACGCGGACGGCGGCGGCCGGGGCGCTGCTCGCCGCCCTGGCCGGCTGCGCGAGCACGCAGTCGCACGACAGCCACGACAGCGCGGACGCCGGGACGAAGAAGCCCGCCGCCGCGGCCCCGACCACCGTTCCGGGCGTCGGCCCGAGCCTGCGCGAGCGCATCCCGGCCGGCTCCCGGCAAGTCGTCGCGGTGTACGGCGAGGGCAGGAACTCTCCGGACGCGACGGTCGTTCTCTACATCAAGCAGGGCAGAACCTGGCAGAAGGAGAGCAGCTGGCCGGCCCACAACGCGCGCAAGGGCTGGACGACGGACCATCACGAGGACGACGGCCGCAGCCCCGTGGGGGTGTTCACCCTCACCGACGCGGGCGGCGTCCTGAAGAACCCCGGCACGAAACTGCCGTACACGCGATCGAGCGCCTTCGAGACGCCGAGCTGGTGGCAGAAGCCGTACCGGCACGACTTCGACTACGTCATCGCCATCGACTACAACCGGATCAAGGGGACTTCTCCGAGCGACCCGACCCGCCCGGAGGGGGAGAGGAAGGGAGGGAGCATCTGGCTCCACATGGACCACGGCAGCGGCACATCGGCCTGCGTCAGCCTGTCGAAGGCGGGCATGGAACACCTGCTGAAGACGCTGGACCCGGCCGCACACCCGGTCGTCGTGATGGGGGACCGGGCCGAGCTGGCGGCCTGA